The Prevotella melaninogenica ATCC 25845 genome includes a window with the following:
- a CDS encoding DUF58 domain-containing protein, with protein sequence MDTTELLKKVRKIEIKTLGLSQNIFAGQYHSAFKGRGMAFSEVREYQYGDDVRDIDWNVTGRFHRPYVKVFEEERELTVMLLIDVSGSLDFGTSGQLKRECATEIAATLAFSAIQNNDKIGVIFFSDYIEKYIAPKKGRKHILYLIREMLTFTPNSKRTDVGVSLEYLNKVMKRHCTAFVISDFYTRKDFSQELRIANKKHDVVAIQIYDPRAKEMPDVGLMKVVDAETGHEMYIDTHDARLRKVHNKYWEEREIRLHEMLTQSHVDSVAIATDDDYVKMLMTLFSKRNR encoded by the coding sequence ATGGATACTACTGAATTACTAAAGAAAGTCCGAAAGATTGAAATCAAGACTTTAGGACTGAGCCAGAATATCTTTGCAGGGCAGTATCATTCTGCCTTTAAAGGGCGTGGTATGGCTTTTTCTGAAGTACGCGAGTATCAGTATGGTGATGATGTCAGAGATATTGATTGGAATGTGACAGGACGTTTTCATCGTCCATACGTTAAGGTTTTTGAAGAAGAACGTGAGTTGACAGTGATGCTGCTAATAGATGTCAGTGGCTCGCTTGATTTTGGTACTTCTGGCCAGTTAAAACGCGAGTGTGCTACGGAGATAGCCGCTACTTTAGCATTCTCTGCTATTCAAAATAATGATAAGATTGGTGTTATATTTTTCTCAGATTATATAGAGAAGTATATTGCTCCAAAGAAAGGACGTAAGCATATTCTTTATCTTATTAGAGAGATGCTTACTTTTACTCCGAATAGCAAGAGAACAGATGTTGGTGTAAGTCTTGAATACCTTAACAAGGTAATGAAGCGTCATTGTACAGCCTTTGTAATCAGTGATTTCTATACTCGTAAGGATTTCAGTCAAGAATTACGAATAGCTAATAAAAAACATGATGTTGTTGCCATTCAAATTTATGACCCTCGAGCAAAAGAAATGCCTGATGTGGGTCTAATGAAGGTTGTTGATGCGGAGACAGGGCATGAGATGTATATTGATACTCATGATGCTCGTTTACGAAAAGTACATAATAAATATTGGGAGGAGCGTGAGATACGATTACATGAGATGTTAACTCAGAGTCATGTAGATAGTGTGGCTATTGCAACGGATGACGACTATGTAAAGATGTTGATGACGTTGTTTTCAAAGAGAAACCGATGA
- a CDS encoding AAA family ATPase — protein sequence MAESIDIRELNERIESQSSFVTNLTTGMNQVIVGQRHLIDSLLISLLSDGHILLEGVPGLAKTLAIKTLSQLVDARYSRIQFTPDLLPADVIGTQIYSQKDEAFHVKKGPVFANFVLADEINRAPAKVQSALLEAMQEHQVTIGDSTFTLPDPFLVLATQNPIEQEGTYMLPEAQVDRFMLKVVIYYPTLEEEKLVIRENLQESMPVVHPVITANEILEARRVVKDVYIDDKIMQYIADIVFATRYPERYQLPELKQMITFGGSPRASINLAKASRAYAFIKHRGYVVPEDVRAVAHDVLRHRIGLSYEAEATDLTTEKIISEIINKVQVP from the coding sequence ATGGCAGAATCTATTGATATTAGAGAGTTGAACGAGCGGATAGAAAGTCAGAGTTCATTTGTAACCAACCTTACAACAGGTATGAATCAGGTTATCGTTGGTCAAAGACATCTGATAGACTCACTACTTATTTCGTTACTCAGTGATGGTCATATTCTTCTTGAGGGTGTTCCTGGCTTGGCAAAAACACTTGCTATCAAGACTCTATCACAGCTTGTTGATGCACGTTATAGTCGTATTCAGTTTACTCCAGACCTTTTGCCAGCTGACGTTATTGGTACACAGATTTATTCTCAGAAGGATGAAGCCTTTCACGTAAAGAAAGGTCCTGTATTTGCTAATTTTGTACTCGCTGATGAAATCAATCGTGCTCCAGCAAAGGTTCAGAGTGCATTGTTAGAAGCTATGCAGGAGCATCAAGTAACAATAGGAGACTCTACTTTTACACTTCCTGATCCATTCCTCGTATTGGCTACTCAGAATCCGATAGAGCAGGAGGGTACTTATATGCTTCCTGAAGCACAGGTAGACCGATTCATGCTGAAGGTTGTTATTTATTATCCTACATTAGAGGAGGAGAAACTTGTTATTCGCGAGAATCTTCAAGAGAGTATGCCTGTTGTGCATCCTGTTATTACAGCGAATGAGATTCTTGAGGCACGTCGTGTAGTTAAGGATGTATATATTGATGATAAAATCATGCAATATATTGCTGATATCGTTTTTGCGACACGTTACCCAGAGCGCTATCAATTGCCAGAATTGAAGCAAATGATAACATTTGGTGGAAGTCCACGTGCAAGTATCAATCTTGCAAAAGCAAGTCGTGCCTATGCTTTCATCAAGCATCGTGGTTATGTTGTCCCTGAAGATGTACGCGCAGTTGCACATGATGTTTTGCGTCATAGAATTGGTTTGTCTTACGAGGCAGAAGCAACTGATCTTACAACAGAGAAGATTATTAGTGAGATTATCAACAAAGTACAGGTGCCTTAA
- a CDS encoding HU family DNA-binding protein has translation MAKSAIQLITSALAKQHNLSADDAAAFVDAFFDIISSELKNGNQVKIKGLGTFKVQAVKPRESVNVNTGERVLIEGHDKISFTPDTVMKELVNKPFSQFETVVINDGVDTEELERIPAEDSSDEVKSELVDDATTKNTSEEKLLVEEERTEVEDTKDETNNISSVKGGAEIETEDNLNEKNLPIDVIEEPTTEENEAIFDSEEKPSNLEEKKEEKQEVTKEVDSKVDSIVESKDDAIVEPKVEEETIEVEVKSVQSVSNTSEDREESSNENNIDKKELPNSSEPTHILDDEDTDVESSENGILKKVALVAFIVIICLGIFLWARMSSTNSKKKTKEVAEQVNTSEDHSSLGTQTVSADTTSVTKVHKTPEKKETAKVDSFMPLNSDPRIRYGAYNIIGIDRIVVLKKGETMEKYSRKTLGADMVGYFQVLNGRKTMQAGDTMKVPKVELRPEYRK, from the coding sequence ATGGCTAAGAGTGCAATACAATTAATTACAAGTGCATTGGCTAAACAGCATAATCTGTCGGCTGATGATGCGGCAGCTTTTGTTGATGCCTTTTTTGACATTATAAGTTCTGAATTAAAAAACGGTAATCAAGTAAAGATTAAAGGACTTGGAACCTTTAAGGTTCAAGCTGTTAAACCACGTGAGAGTGTTAACGTTAATACTGGTGAACGTGTACTTATTGAAGGTCATGACAAGATCAGTTTCACTCCAGATACAGTGATGAAGGAACTTGTGAACAAACCTTTCTCACAATTTGAAACTGTCGTTATCAATGATGGTGTTGACACAGAGGAGTTAGAACGTATTCCTGCTGAAGATAGTTCTGATGAGGTAAAATCAGAACTTGTTGATGATGCCACAACAAAAAATACTTCTGAAGAAAAACTACTTGTCGAGGAGGAAAGAACAGAAGTAGAAGATACAAAGGATGAAACTAATAATATTAGTTCTGTAAAAGGGGGTGCGGAAATAGAGACAGAAGATAATCTCAATGAAAAGAACTTACCGATTGATGTTATAGAAGAGCCTACTACAGAAGAAAATGAGGCTATCTTTGATTCAGAAGAAAAACCTTCTAATCTTGAAGAAAAGAAAGAGGAAAAACAGGAGGTTACTAAAGAGGTAGATTCTAAGGTCGATTCAATTGTTGAGTCAAAGGATGACGCTATAGTTGAACCAAAGGTTGAGGAGGAAACTATAGAGGTTGAAGTTAAGTCTGTACAATCTGTTTCTAATACATCAGAAGATCGAGAAGAGTCTTCAAATGAGAATAATATTGATAAAAAAGAATTACCAAATAGTTCTGAACCAACTCATATTCTTGACGACGAAGACACTGATGTAGAAAGTTCAGAGAATGGTATACTAAAGAAGGTTGCATTGGTTGCATTTATTGTAATCATATGTCTTGGTATTTTTCTTTGGGCACGAATGAGTAGCACAAACTCAAAGAAGAAGACGAAAGAAGTAGCAGAGCAAGTAAATACTTCAGAAGATCATTCTTCCCTTGGCACACAGACTGTCTCTGCAGATACAACATCTGTAACTAAAGTTCATAAAACACCTGAAAAGAAAGAGACAGCTAAAGTTGATTCTTTTATGCCTTTAAATAGTGACCCTCGTATCCGTTATGGTGCTTATAATATTATAGGCATTGATCGCATTGTTGTGTTGAAGAAAGGTGAGACTATGGAGAAGTATAGCCGAAAGACACTTGGTGCTGATATGGTTGGGTATTTTCAAGTTCTTAATGGTCGTAAGACAATGCAAGCTGGTGACACTATGAAAGTTCCAAAGGTTGAATTAAGACCAGAGTATAGAAAGTAA
- a CDS encoding HU family DNA-binding protein, which translates to MNNKEFIAALAARTGYTQDESQKMVKTVVDMMGKSFETGDPVPVIGFGTFEVKKRLERVMVNPSTGLRMLVPPKLVLNFKPAATIKGHVRKGGQDNG; encoded by the coding sequence ATGAATAATAAAGAATTCATTGCAGCATTAGCAGCAAGAACTGGATATACACAGGATGAAAGCCAAAAGATGGTGAAAACTGTTGTAGATATGATGGGTAAGTCCTTCGAAACAGGCGATCCTGTGCCAGTTATTGGTTTCGGAACGTTTGAAGTTAAAAAGCGTTTGGAACGTGTTATGGTTAATCCTTCAACAGGTTTGCGTATGCTGGTTCCTCCAAAGTTGGTTCTTAACTTCAAACCTGCAGCAACAATCAAAGGACATGTAAGAAAGGGAGGACAAGACAATGGCTAA
- the rimO gene encoding 30S ribosomal protein S12 methylthiotransferase RimO has protein sequence MKKNQIDIVTMGCSKNLVDSELIMKQFEENGFHCTHDSKRPQGEIAVINTCGFIEAAKEESINTILEFINRKKNGQLNKLYVMGCLSQRYKDELEAELPEVDKFYGKFNYKQLLTDLGKADVPACNGVRHLTTPRHYAYVKIAEGCDRHCAYCAIPLITGRHHSRSVEEILDEVRGLVAQGVKEFQIIEQELTYYGVDLDGKHHITELISRMADIEGVEWIRLHYAYPNQFPLDFLDVIAEKPNVCKYLDIAFQHISDHMLDRMRRHVSKQETLDLIAEIRRRVPGIHLRTTLLVGFPGETDEDFEELKEFVTNARFERMGAFSYSEEEGTYSANHYKDDVPEDVKQARLDELMAIQQGISEELEAEKVGKTFKVIIDRKEGEYYVGRTEFCSPEVDPEVLISSTEKSLRIGKFYDVCITDSDEFDLFGEVVK, from the coding sequence ATGAAGAAAAATCAGATAGATATTGTTACCATGGGCTGCTCAAAGAATCTTGTAGATTCAGAGCTAATCATGAAGCAATTTGAAGAAAACGGCTTTCATTGTACACATGACTCAAAGCGTCCACAAGGTGAGATAGCCGTTATCAATACATGCGGATTCATCGAAGCTGCAAAAGAAGAAAGTATCAATACGATTCTTGAATTTATCAATAGAAAGAAGAATGGACAGCTTAATAAGCTCTATGTAATGGGCTGTCTGTCACAACGATACAAAGACGAGCTTGAAGCAGAACTTCCAGAGGTAGATAAGTTCTATGGTAAGTTCAATTATAAACAGTTGCTGACAGATCTTGGTAAGGCTGATGTTCCTGCATGTAATGGTGTTAGACATCTTACCACTCCACGCCATTATGCTTATGTAAAGATTGCTGAAGGTTGTGATCGTCATTGTGCTTATTGCGCCATTCCATTGATTACGGGTCGTCATCATTCACGTTCTGTTGAAGAAATTTTGGATGAGGTGAGAGGGCTTGTTGCTCAAGGAGTGAAGGAGTTTCAGATTATTGAGCAGGAACTGACCTACTATGGTGTAGACCTTGATGGTAAACATCATATTACTGAACTTATATCACGAATGGCTGATATAGAGGGGGTAGAGTGGATTCGCCTCCATTATGCTTACCCAAATCAGTTCCCACTTGATTTTCTCGATGTAATCGCAGAAAAACCAAATGTGTGTAAATATTTGGATATAGCCTTCCAACATATTTCGGACCATATGCTCGACCGTATGCGCCGTCATGTGAGTAAGCAGGAAACACTTGATTTAATTGCAGAGATACGTCGTCGTGTACCAGGTATTCATCTTCGTACAACACTTCTTGTTGGTTTCCCTGGTGAGACTGATGAAGATTTTGAGGAATTAAAGGAGTTTGTAACTAATGCTCGCTTTGAGCGTATGGGAGCCTTCTCTTATTCTGAAGAAGAAGGTACCTATAGTGCAAATCATTATAAAGATGATGTACCAGAGGATGTTAAGCAGGCTCGTCTCGATGAACTAATGGCTATTCAACAAGGGATATCAGAAGAGTTGGAAGCTGAGAAGGTAGGTAAAACCTTTAAGGTTATTATTGATCGTAAGGAAGGAGAATACTATGTTGGTCGTACAGAATTCTGTTCACCAGAGGTAGATCCTGAGGTCTTGATATCGTCAACAGAGAAGTCTTTACGTATCGGTAAATTCTATGATGTTTGCATCACAGACTCCGATGAGTTTGACCTTTTTGGAGAGGTAGTTAAGTGA
- the ftsY gene encoding signal recognition particle-docking protein FtsY yields MGLFGLFGKKKKETLDKGLEKTKENVFSKLTRAVAGKSKVDDEVLDDLEEILVTSDVGVDTTIKIIRRIEERVARDKYVSTSELNSILKSEITALLTENNTGDNGEWTLPEGTHPYVILVVGVNGVGKTTTIGKLAWQFKQAGKKVYLGAADTFRAAAVEQIQIWGDRVGVPVVKQQMGADPASVAFDTLQSAKANGADVVIIDTAGRLHNKVGLMNELKKIKDVMKKVVPEAPHEVLLVLDGSTGQNAFEQARQFAAVTQITSLAITKLDGTAKGGVVIGISDQLKVPVKYIGLGEGMEDLQLFDKVQFVDSLFK; encoded by the coding sequence ATGGGATTATTCGGTTTATTCGGTAAGAAGAAGAAAGAAACACTTGACAAAGGACTTGAGAAAACAAAAGAAAATGTTTTCTCAAAACTGACACGTGCAGTGGCAGGAAAGTCAAAAGTAGATGATGAGGTCTTAGACGACCTTGAAGAGATTCTTGTAACGTCTGATGTAGGTGTAGATACAACTATTAAGATTATCCGACGCATTGAAGAACGCGTTGCCCGCGATAAGTATGTTTCAACAAGCGAGCTTAATAGTATTCTTAAAAGTGAGATAACAGCATTACTCACTGAAAATAATACTGGAGATAATGGAGAATGGACGTTACCAGAAGGTACACACCCATACGTTATACTTGTTGTCGGAGTAAATGGTGTAGGTAAGACTACAACCATAGGTAAACTTGCTTGGCAGTTTAAGCAAGCTGGAAAGAAAGTTTATCTCGGAGCAGCTGACACCTTCCGCGCTGCTGCTGTTGAGCAGATTCAAATTTGGGGCGACCGTGTTGGTGTTCCAGTAGTGAAACAGCAGATGGGAGCAGACCCTGCAAGTGTTGCTTTTGATACACTGCAAAGTGCTAAAGCAAATGGCGCGGATGTAGTGATTATTGACACGGCAGGTCGTTTGCACAATAAAGTAGGCTTGATGAACGAGTTGAAGAAGATTAAGGATGTCATGAAGAAGGTTGTTCCTGAGGCTCCACACGAAGTACTGCTTGTACTTGATGGAAGTACTGGACAGAATGCCTTTGAACAGGCACGTCAGTTTGCTGCTGTAACACAGATTACATCTCTGGCGATTACGAAACTTGATGGAACCGCTAAGGGAGGAGTCGTGATAGGTATTAGTGACCAATTGAAGGTTCCTGTTAAGTATATTGGATTAGGTGAAGGCATGGAAGACTTGCAGCTTTTTGATAAGGTGCAGTTTGTTGATAGCCTATTTAAATAG
- a CDS encoding MFS transporter: protein MDTQNIPVHVRLWNKHFWLLAMANLLLVMSSYMLIATIPLRMEVKGYSMLQIALVMGVFFIGIYLFGSLSGYLVQRYRRKNVFNVSTLLLLAVTGVLYYLSILPYNSFDYTLLVGLRFIQGAFYGLSQLVLLSTLIIDTVEAVHRTEANHAATWFGRFALSFGPLAGIMVYQTMNFASVLLLSCICLAVSFIFVNLIRFPFRMPSEDFSRFSCDRFLLKGSHWLFVNVTLITSVVGLLLSIEHSPRFYGMLMVGFIIAILAERFVFADADLRSEATTGMIVIGIAILLMITRNQESVSYIVPILIGLGVGLIGSRFLLFFIKMSDHCQRGTSQSTFLLAWETGIGVGLVLSYGVFNLELPLILWIGLGILAVSLILYDTFIHSWYVKHKHR, encoded by the coding sequence ATGGATACTCAAAACATACCTGTTCACGTTCGTTTGTGGAATAAGCATTTTTGGTTATTGGCAATGGCTAATCTCTTGTTAGTCATGTCGTCTTATATGCTCATTGCTACCATACCTTTGCGTATGGAAGTTAAAGGATATTCTATGTTACAGATAGCTTTGGTAATGGGTGTCTTCTTTATTGGGATATATCTCTTTGGTAGTCTTTCTGGCTATCTTGTTCAACGCTATCGTCGCAAAAATGTATTTAATGTCTCAACATTATTACTATTGGCAGTTACAGGGGTACTTTATTATCTAAGTATTTTACCTTATAACTCTTTTGATTATACGCTACTTGTAGGACTTCGTTTCATACAAGGCGCTTTTTATGGTCTTTCGCAACTCGTCCTTCTTAGTACACTCATTATTGATACTGTTGAAGCTGTACACAGAACAGAAGCAAATCATGCTGCAACATGGTTTGGACGTTTTGCGCTTTCATTTGGTCCTTTAGCGGGAATCATGGTATATCAAACAATGAATTTTGCTTCAGTACTCCTCTTGTCTTGTATCTGCTTGGCTGTTTCTTTTATCTTTGTCAACTTAATAAGATTTCCATTTCGTATGCCAAGTGAGGATTTCTCTCGCTTTTCTTGCGATCGTTTTCTATTGAAAGGTAGTCATTGGCTTTTTGTCAACGTGACTCTTATCACATCTGTTGTTGGACTTCTTTTAAGTATAGAACACAGTCCTCGTTTTTATGGAATGCTGATGGTGGGCTTTATTATAGCAATTCTTGCTGAAAGATTTGTCTTTGCAGATGCTGATCTTCGCAGCGAAGCCACAACAGGAATGATTGTTATTGGTATTGCAATTCTACTGATGATTACTCGAAATCAGGAAAGTGTTAGCTATATCGTACCAATCCTTATTGGTCTGGGTGTAGGATTGATAGGAAGTAGATTCTTACTCTTTTTTATAAAGATGTCGGATCATTGTCAACGTGGAACGAGTCAGAGTACGTTTTTACTTGCTTGGGAAACAGGTATCGGTGTCGGTTTGGTTCTTTCTTATGGAGTATTTAATCTTGAACTACCTCTCATCTTATGGATTGGACTTGGAATTTTAGCAGTCTCACTGATTCTGTATGATACGTTTATCCATAGTTGGTATGTAAAGCATAAGCATCGATAA